A genomic region of Noviherbaspirillum sp. L7-7A contains the following coding sequences:
- a CDS encoding sugar-binding transcriptional regulator, with the protein MHHDKQIVPSTEDSAQYINAITVARLYYYQDMTTTDIARELNLSRSKVSRLLSFARDNGLVEIHINDPRDHPQQIEAELKQRFGLPQAHVVSVRESGGEREWLERVASHAASYLNRLVQSNMVIGLAWGNTVNEIVSRLTPKSTVNVEVVQLNGSGNTHSMSNAFSSEIIMRFATNYGARPQPFPVPAFFDYAETKTALWRERSVRRLVELQQRCDILVYSVGALAAEVPSQIHSGGYLDPQDLQAVTEAGAVGDIATVFFRADGSYRDIALNSRTSGPDLELFRHARHSICVASGRGKVEGLRAALRGGFVNELIIDEPTARLLLESSPPESPEAGPAGAQR; encoded by the coding sequence ATGCATCATGACAAGCAGATCGTCCCTTCCACCGAGGATTCGGCCCAGTACATCAATGCCATCACGGTGGCGCGGCTGTACTACTACCAGGACATGACGACGACCGACATCGCGCGCGAACTGAACCTGTCGCGCTCCAAGGTCTCGCGCCTGCTGAGCTTTGCGCGCGACAACGGCCTGGTGGAAATCCATATCAACGATCCGCGCGATCATCCGCAGCAGATCGAGGCCGAACTGAAGCAGCGCTTCGGCCTGCCGCAGGCGCATGTGGTATCGGTGCGCGAGTCCGGCGGCGAGCGGGAATGGCTGGAGCGGGTCGCCAGCCATGCCGCCAGCTACCTGAACCGGCTGGTGCAATCCAACATGGTGATCGGCCTGGCCTGGGGCAACACGGTCAATGAAATCGTCTCCCGTCTCACGCCCAAGTCCACCGTCAATGTGGAAGTGGTGCAGCTGAACGGCTCCGGCAACACCCACAGCATGTCGAACGCGTTTTCCAGCGAGATCATCATGCGCTTCGCCACCAACTACGGCGCCCGGCCGCAGCCGTTCCCGGTGCCGGCCTTCTTCGACTATGCCGAGACCAAGACCGCGCTGTGGCGCGAGCGCAGCGTGCGGCGGCTGGTGGAGCTGCAGCAGCGCTGCGATATCCTGGTCTATAGCGTCGGCGCGCTGGCGGCCGAAGTGCCGAGCCAGATCCATAGCGGCGGCTACCTCGATCCGCAGGACCTGCAGGCCGTGACCGAGGCCGGGGCGGTGGGCGACATCGCCACCGTGTTCTTCCGCGCCGACGGCAGCTATCGCGACATCGCGCTCAACAGCCGCACCAGCGGTCCCGACCTGGAACTGTTCAGGCACGCCAGGCATTCAATCTGCGTGGCATCCGGCCGCGGCAAGGTCGAAGGCCTGCGGGCGGCGCTGCGCGGCGGCTTCGTCAATGAACTGATCATCGACGAGCCCACCGCCAGGCTGCTGCTGGAAAGCAGTCCGCCGGAGTCGCCAGAGGCCGGGCCGGCCGGAGCGCAGCGATGA
- a CDS encoding diacylglycerol kinase family protein, with amino-acid sequence MSAMQPEMPFFIILNTASGHRESDATRAVIARVMREAGREHHLRLVENPAELATVARAAVLEANHVGGAVVVAGGDGTINTVANAVLASACPLGVLPHGTFNYFGRTHGIPEDPEQAVRMLLTATPHAVQVGLVNDRAFLVNASLGLYPKLLEDREAWKKQYGRSRLVALWAGLVSVLRARRQLRLRLEKDGEVAGWRTPTLFVGNNRLQLEQIGMEEAAALDHGFLVAIAPHPVGTLSLLWLALRGALGNLGDAKHVRSFLLRELEVMRAGRRTRSIKVAVDGEIMQMAEPLQFRVSPQPLYLLKSVAPTGEAA; translated from the coding sequence ATGTCCGCCATGCAACCAGAAATGCCGTTCTTCATCATCCTCAACACCGCATCCGGCCATCGGGAATCCGACGCCACGCGGGCAGTCATTGCGCGCGTGATGCGGGAAGCAGGGCGCGAGCATCACCTGCGCCTGGTGGAAAACCCGGCCGAGCTGGCCACGGTGGCGCGGGCGGCGGTGCTGGAGGCCAATCATGTCGGCGGCGCCGTGGTGGTGGCCGGCGGCGATGGCACCATCAACACGGTGGCCAATGCCGTGCTGGCAAGCGCGTGTCCGCTGGGTGTCCTGCCGCATGGCACCTTCAATTATTTCGGCCGCACCCACGGCATACCCGAAGATCCGGAGCAGGCGGTGCGCATGCTGCTGACCGCCACGCCGCATGCGGTGCAGGTAGGACTGGTCAATGACAGGGCGTTCCTGGTCAATGCCAGCCTCGGGCTGTATCCCAAATTGCTGGAGGACAGGGAGGCCTGGAAGAAGCAGTATGGCCGCAGCCGGCTGGTAGCCTTGTGGGCCGGGCTGGTCAGCGTGCTGCGCGCCCGGCGACAACTGCGCCTGCGGCTGGAAAAGGATGGCGAAGTCGCTGGCTGGCGCACGCCGACGCTGTTCGTCGGCAACAACCGGCTGCAACTGGAACAGATAGGCATGGAGGAGGCCGCGGCGCTGGACCATGGCTTTCTGGTGGCAATCGCGCCGCATCCGGTTGGCACCCTGTCGCTGCTCTGGCTGGCGCTGCGCGGTGCGCTCGGCAACCTGGGCGATGCCAAACATGTGCGCAGCTTCCTGCTGCGCGAACTGGAAGTGATGCGGGCAGGGCGGCGCACGCGCAGCATCAAGGTGGCAGTCGACGGCGAGATCATGCAGATGGCCGAACCCCTGCAATTCCGGGTGTCGCCGCAGCCGCTCTATCTGCTCAAGAGCGTTGCACCGACGGGTGAGGCAGCATGA
- a CDS encoding MgtC/SapB family protein: protein MTESIQYKIIQHLLVALIAGGLIGLERSYQGRPAGFRTHVLVCVSASMLMLVTLYQSVWYGMEPGHAPTSTDPTRMAQGIMTGIGFLGAGVIMKDGFSVRGLTTAASIWMTAAIGILAGIGFYFPVVVVTVLTVSALSFFRWLEGVLPSYYYAQHVVRFQSDSVMEEDALRALIAEHGFSIANLSYGMQDAGRTFEYRMVIRSRDRANASRLVDSWRSMRHGVIEFRIDPA from the coding sequence ATGACGGAGTCGATTCAATACAAGATCATCCAGCATCTGCTGGTGGCGCTGATTGCCGGCGGGCTGATTGGCCTGGAGCGCAGCTACCAGGGGCGTCCGGCGGGCTTTCGCACCCATGTGCTGGTATGCGTGTCGGCCAGCATGCTGATGCTGGTGACGCTGTACCAGTCGGTCTGGTATGGCATGGAACCAGGGCATGCGCCAACCAGCACCGACCCCACCCGCATGGCGCAGGGCATCATGACCGGCATTGGCTTCCTGGGCGCCGGCGTGATCATGAAGGATGGCTTCTCGGTGCGCGGCCTGACCACCGCGGCCTCGATCTGGATGACGGCCGCCATCGGCATCCTGGCCGGCATCGGCTTCTATTTCCCGGTGGTGGTGGTGACGGTGCTGACGGTATCGGCGCTGTCCTTCTTCCGCTGGCTGGAAGGCGTGCTGCCGTCCTATTACTATGCGCAGCATGTGGTGCGCTTCCAGTCCGACAGCGTGATGGAGGAAGATGCCTTGCGCGCCCTGATCGCCGAGCATGGCTTTTCCATCGCCAACCTCAGTTACGGCATGCAGGACGCCGGCCGCACCTTCGAGTACCGCATGGTGATCCGCTCGCGCGACCGCGCCAATGCCAGCCGTCTGGTCGATTCCTGGCGCAGCATGCGCCATGGCGTGATCGAGTTTCGCATCGATCCCGCCTGA
- a CDS encoding metallophosphoesterase produces MSLLIQISDTHFGTEQNDVVEALVRLIREQAPDLVVLSGDITQRARRSQFAAARAFVDRLAPTPLVAIPGNHDIPLFNVGLRMVAPYANYRRAFGDELEPEFEQPQLLVVTVNTTRPYKHADGEVSPAQIQRVAARLEASPAAQLRIVVTHQPICALLPEDECNVLHGSAAAVRRWAEAGADLILGGHIHLPYVCALHERHDKVARRLWAVQAGTAVSSRVRHGASNSVNLIRYDNGGQGPMTCAVERWDYQHQTRHFTPVNVVALDLDRGVAQATANDFSNE; encoded by the coding sequence ATGAGCCTGCTGATCCAGATTTCCGATACCCATTTCGGCACCGAGCAGAACGACGTGGTGGAGGCGCTGGTGCGCCTGATACGGGAACAGGCGCCAGACCTGGTGGTGCTGTCCGGCGACATCACGCAGCGCGCCCGCCGCAGCCAGTTCGCCGCCGCGCGCGCCTTCGTCGACCGCCTGGCGCCAACGCCGCTGGTCGCCATTCCGGGCAACCATGACATACCGCTGTTCAATGTCGGCCTGCGCATGGTGGCGCCCTATGCCAATTACCGGCGCGCCTTTGGCGATGAACTCGAGCCGGAGTTCGAGCAGCCGCAGCTGCTGGTGGTAACCGTCAATACCACGCGCCCGTACAAGCATGCCGACGGCGAAGTGTCGCCGGCGCAGATACAGCGGGTGGCCGCCAGGCTGGAGGCGTCGCCTGCGGCGCAGTTGCGCATCGTGGTGACGCACCAGCCTATCTGCGCGCTGCTACCGGAAGATGAATGCAATGTGCTGCATGGCAGCGCCGCCGCGGTGCGGCGCTGGGCGGAGGCGGGCGCCGACCTGATCCTGGGCGGGCATATCCATCTGCCCTATGTATGCGCGCTGCACGAGCGGCATGACAAGGTGGCGCGGCGATTGTGGGCAGTGCAGGCTGGCACTGCGGTATCGTCGCGGGTGCGGCATGGCGCCAGCAATTCCGTCAACCTGATCCGCTATGACAATGGCGGGCAGGGGCCGATGACATGCGCCGTGGAACGCTGGGACTACCAGCACCAGACGCGGCACTTCACGCCGGTGAACGTGGTGGCGCTCGATCTGGACCGGGGCGTGGCGCAAGCAACGGCGAACGATTTTTCCAACGAATGA
- the ugpQ gene encoding glycerophosphodiester phosphodiesterase — MWPFPRVIAHRGGGTLAPENTLAGLRCGLAHGYRAVEFDVMLAADGVPVLMHDPAFGRTVPGIGNVAETSAALLAGMDAGSWFGPQFAGEPVPGFAQVIAFCHREGIWMNAEIKPSPGFAAETGRAAAALLKQMLAQQAEARLADDASMPLPLFSSFSPEALMAARDIAPDIPRGLLIGHVPEDWQARLEQVGAMALHTNHRNLKQEQAQAIKDAGYGLFCYTVDDPEAARRLLEWGVDAFCTDRIDLIGPDFAG; from the coding sequence ATGTGGCCTTTTCCCCGCGTCATCGCGCATCGCGGTGGCGGCACGCTTGCGCCCGAAAACACACTTGCCGGCCTGCGCTGCGGCCTGGCGCACGGCTATCGCGCCGTGGAATTCGATGTGATGCTGGCCGCCGACGGCGTGCCGGTGCTGATGCATGATCCCGCCTTCGGCCGCACCGTGCCCGGCATCGGCAATGTCGCCGAAACCAGCGCCGCGCTGCTGGCGGGCATGGATGCCGGCAGCTGGTTCGGCCCGCAGTTCGCGGGAGAACCGGTGCCCGGCTTTGCGCAGGTCATCGCGTTCTGCCACCGCGAGGGCATCTGGATGAATGCCGAGATCAAGCCCTCGCCCGGTTTCGCCGCCGAGACCGGGCGTGCCGCCGCTGCGCTTTTGAAGCAGATGCTGGCGCAGCAGGCCGAAGCCCGCTTGGCCGACGACGCTTCGATGCCGCTGCCGCTGTTTTCCTCGTTTTCGCCGGAGGCGCTGATGGCGGCGCGCGATATCGCGCCCGACATCCCGCGCGGCCTGCTGATCGGCCATGTGCCCGAGGACTGGCAGGCCAGGCTGGAGCAGGTCGGCGCAATGGCGCTCCATACCAACCACAGGAACCTGAAGCAGGAGCAGGCGCAGGCGATCAAGGACGCCGGCTATGGCCTCTTCTGCTACACCGTCGACGACCCGGAAGCGGCAAGGCGGCTGCTGGAATGGGGCGTGGATGCATTCTGCACCGACCGGATCGATCTGATCGGGCCGGACTTCGCCGGGTAA
- a CDS encoding sn-glycerol-3-phosphate import ATP-binding protein UgpC, which produces MAQVHLKNITKTYGSGAKSVAVIHGISIDIDDGEFIVMVGPSGCGKSTLLRMVAGLEEITGGDIVIGDRVVNNLEPKDRDIAMVFQNYALYPHMSVYENMAYGLKIRRFSKEDIDARVQKAAGILELGALLQRTPRQLSGGQRQRVAMGRAIVREPAVFLFDEPLSNLDAKLRVQMRLEIQKMHRALGTTSLYVTHDQVEAMTLGQRMIVMNGGRAEQIGTPAEVYGRPATTFVASFIGSPPMNLLHGKTVAGGSFQLEGDGAVSLPAGVAVPAQAECILGIRPEHLQLGRPGLEMEVEMVESLGADLLVHTRAGSQPLVIRAPAGTPVAAGQRVSAGFEASSVHWFDAATTQRLN; this is translated from the coding sequence ATGGCACAAGTACATCTGAAAAACATCACCAAGACCTATGGCAGTGGCGCCAAATCGGTCGCCGTCATCCACGGCATCTCGATTGATATCGACGATGGCGAATTCATCGTGATGGTCGGCCCGTCCGGCTGCGGCAAGTCCACGCTGCTGCGCATGGTGGCGGGCCTGGAGGAGATCACCGGCGGCGACATCGTGATCGGCGACCGCGTGGTCAACAACCTGGAGCCCAAGGACCGCGACATCGCCATGGTGTTCCAGAACTATGCGCTGTATCCGCATATGAGCGTCTACGAGAACATGGCCTATGGCCTGAAGATCCGGCGCTTTTCCAAGGAAGACATCGATGCGCGGGTGCAGAAGGCGGCCGGCATCCTGGAGCTGGGCGCGCTGCTGCAACGCACGCCGCGCCAGCTGTCCGGCGGCCAGCGCCAGCGGGTGGCGATGGGCCGCGCCATCGTGCGCGAGCCGGCAGTGTTCCTGTTCGACGAGCCGCTGTCCAACCTCGACGCCAAGCTGCGGGTGCAGATGCGCCTGGAAATCCAGAAGATGCATCGCGCGCTCGGCACTACCAGCCTGTATGTGACCCATGACCAGGTCGAGGCGATGACGCTGGGCCAGCGCATGATCGTGATGAACGGCGGCCGCGCCGAGCAGATCGGCACGCCGGCCGAAGTCTATGGCCGTCCGGCCACCACCTTCGTGGCCAGCTTCATCGGTTCGCCGCCGATGAATCTGCTGCATGGCAAGACCGTGGCGGGCGGGAGCTTCCAGCTCGAAGGCGATGGCGCCGTGTCGCTGCCGGCCGGCGTGGCCGTGCCTGCGCAGGCCGAATGCATCCTGGGCATACGACCGGAACACCTGCAACTGGGCCGGCCTGGCCTGGAGATGGAAGTCGAGATGGTGGAGTCGCTCGGCGCCGACCTCCTGGTGCATACCCGCGCCGGCAGCCAGCCGCTGGTGATCCGCGCGCCGGCCGGCACGCCCGTTGCAGCCGGGCAGCGGGTCAGCGCCGGCTTCGAGGCCAGCTCGGTCCACTGGTTCGATGCGGCCACGACCCAGCGCCTCAATTGA
- a CDS encoding antitoxin Xre/MbcA/ParS toxin-binding domain-containing protein has translation MTTAKPPSDRKSVKYRLPETDPVHTVARNLAPYSAGFNASAIDVVGAMRAGMPAQIVADTASRLGISQDKLYERLRLPRSTLKSRVSKGQPLAAVEQDRMYRVHRVLERAQAVLEDEAAAIVWINRENRALGGEAPLALLDTEAGYELVQDTLSRIEYGVLS, from the coding sequence GTGACCACTGCCAAACCGCCTTCAGACCGCAAATCCGTCAAATACCGCCTGCCCGAAACCGACCCGGTACACACGGTCGCGCGAAACCTGGCGCCTTACAGCGCCGGATTCAATGCCAGCGCCATCGACGTGGTTGGCGCGATGCGGGCCGGCATGCCGGCCCAGATCGTGGCCGACACCGCCAGCCGGCTGGGCATCAGCCAGGACAAGTTGTATGAACGCCTGCGCCTGCCCCGCAGTACGCTGAAAAGCCGTGTCAGCAAGGGCCAGCCGCTGGCGGCAGTGGAGCAGGACCGGATGTACCGGGTGCACCGCGTGCTGGAGCGTGCCCAGGCAGTGCTGGAAGACGAGGCGGCCGCCATCGTCTGGATCAACCGGGAAAACCGCGCGCTGGGCGGCGAGGCGCCGCTGGCGCTGCTCGATACCGAAGCAGGCTATGAACTGGTGCAGGACACCCTGAGCCGCATCGAATACGGCGTGCTGTCCTGA
- a CDS encoding DUF808 domain-containing protein, which translates to MAASNLLALIDDIASILDDVSVMAKVAAKKTSGVLGDDLALNAQQVTGVNADRELPVVWAVAKGSMINKAILVPAALAISAFAPWLVTPLLMIGGAFLCYEGFEKLAHRFWPHGGDAGHEALAHALADPKVDMVAMEKDKIKGAVRTDFILSAEIIAITLGVVANAPLATQVLVLSGIAVAMTIGVYGLVAGIVKLDDGGLYLSQRPGPGAGFQRSLGRLILAGAPKLMKLLSIVGTAAMFMVGGGILVHGIAALGEWLHHLEEAAHAVPGVGGVLGWLASAAGGAVAGVVAGAIVFMVVGLVKKLMGR; encoded by the coding sequence ATGGCAGCTAGCAACCTGTTGGCGCTGATCGATGATATTGCCAGCATCCTCGACGATGTCTCGGTGATGGCCAAGGTCGCCGCGAAGAAAACCAGCGGTGTTCTGGGCGACGACCTGGCGCTGAATGCGCAGCAGGTCACTGGCGTCAATGCAGACCGCGAACTGCCGGTGGTATGGGCCGTGGCCAAGGGATCGATGATCAACAAGGCGATACTGGTGCCGGCCGCGCTGGCCATCAGCGCCTTTGCACCGTGGCTGGTGACGCCGCTGCTGATGATAGGCGGCGCCTTCCTGTGCTACGAAGGCTTCGAGAAGCTGGCGCACCGGTTCTGGCCGCATGGCGGCGACGCCGGGCATGAAGCGCTGGCGCATGCGCTGGCCGATCCGAAGGTCGATATGGTGGCAATGGAAAAGGACAAGATCAAGGGCGCCGTCCGGACCGACTTCATCCTCTCGGCCGAAATCATTGCCATCACGCTGGGGGTGGTAGCCAACGCGCCGCTGGCAACCCAGGTGCTGGTGCTGTCGGGCATTGCGGTGGCAATGACCATCGGGGTGTATGGCCTGGTGGCGGGCATCGTCAAGCTCGACGACGGCGGCCTTTACCTGAGCCAGCGTCCCGGGCCGGGAGCGGGCTTCCAGCGCTCACTGGGACGGCTGATCCTGGCCGGTGCGCCCAAGCTGATGAAGCTGCTGTCCATCGTCGGCACCGCGGCGATGTTCATGGTCGGCGGCGGCATCCTGGTGCATGGCATAGCGGCACTGGGGGAGTGGCTGCATCATCTGGAGGAAGCCGCGCATGCCGTGCCTGGCGTGGGCGGCGTCCTGGGCTGGCTGGCCAGTGCTGCCGGCGGCGCGGTGGCGGGCGTCGTCGCCGGAGCCATTGTGTTCATGGTGGTTGGCCTGGTGAAGAAGTTGATGGGGCGTTGA
- a CDS encoding RES family NAD+ phosphorylase — MTAGKAPGITVWRIAKHTPEFSADDLSGGGAKKTGGRWNSKGRSVLYASASIALATLETLAHLGDSIAVRNAFLVRIDIALAVWERRSRLTPADLDPAWLAEPAGSATIAQGDRWLDSAVAAVLEVPSAIVPEESDLLINPAHADVRLIRASVARRFIYDPRP; from the coding sequence ATGACGGCTGGCAAGGCTCCCGGCATTACGGTATGGCGCATCGCCAAGCACACGCCAGAGTTTTCGGCGGATGACCTGAGCGGCGGCGGCGCGAAGAAGACCGGCGGCCGCTGGAACAGCAAGGGGCGCTCGGTGCTGTATGCCTCCGCCAGCATTGCGCTGGCCACGCTGGAAACCCTGGCCCATCTGGGCGACAGCATTGCCGTGCGCAATGCCTTTCTGGTGCGCATCGATATCGCGCTTGCGGTCTGGGAACGGCGCAGCCGCCTGACGCCGGCCGACCTCGATCCTGCCTGGCTGGCGGAGCCGGCTGGGTCGGCCACGATCGCCCAGGGCGACCGCTGGTTGGACAGCGCCGTGGCCGCCGTACTGGAAGTGCCGTCCGCGATCGTGCCGGAAGAGAGCGATCTGCTGATCAACCCGGCCCATGCCGATGTGCGCCTGATCCGCGCCTCGGTGGCGCGGCGGTTCATCTACGATCCGCGGCCTTGA
- the ugpE gene encoding sn-glycerol-3-phosphate ABC transporter permease UgpE, translating into MIERRPILDMISHLVLILGVLIVAFPVYVAFVASTQTVEQASMSPISLVPGSHMIENYTQVLGAGTTRTAVAPVGRMMWVSLVSALAIAIGKIAISMLSAFALVYFRFPGRGLFFWMIFLTLMLPVEVRITPTYKVVSDLGMLNTYAGLTIPLMASATATFLFRQFFLTVPDELAEAARIDGAGPLRFFKDVIWPLSRTNVLALFVIMFIYGWNQYLWPLLIATDQDMYPIGIGIKRLIAGGDAAVEWNMVMATLIMAMLPPGLVVVIMQKWFVKGLVDSEK; encoded by the coding sequence ATGATCGAGCGCAGACCAATCCTCGACATGATCAGCCATCTGGTGCTGATCCTGGGCGTGCTGATCGTGGCATTCCCCGTCTACGTGGCCTTCGTCGCCAGCACCCAGACCGTGGAGCAGGCGTCGATGTCGCCGATCTCGCTGGTGCCGGGCAGCCACATGATCGAGAACTACACCCAGGTGCTGGGCGCCGGCACCACCCGCACCGCGGTGGCGCCGGTGGGCCGCATGATGTGGGTCAGCCTGGTGTCGGCGCTGGCGATCGCCATCGGCAAGATCGCGATCTCGATGCTGTCGGCGTTCGCGCTGGTCTACTTCCGCTTCCCGGGGCGCGGCCTGTTCTTCTGGATGATCTTCCTGACGCTGATGCTGCCGGTGGAGGTGCGCATCACGCCAACCTACAAGGTGGTGTCCGACCTCGGCATGCTCAACACCTATGCCGGCCTGACGATACCGCTGATGGCCTCAGCCACCGCGACCTTCCTGTTCCGCCAGTTCTTCCTGACCGTGCCGGATGAACTGGCGGAAGCGGCGCGCATTGACGGCGCCGGGCCGCTTCGCTTCTTCAAGGATGTGATCTGGCCGCTGTCGCGCACCAACGTGCTGGCGCTGTTCGTGATCATGTTCATCTATGGCTGGAACCAGTACCTGTGGCCGCTCCTGATCGCCACCGACCAGGACATGTACCCGATCGGCATCGGCATCAAGCGCCTGATCGCCGGCGGCGACGCGGCGGTGGAATGGAACATGGTGATGGCCACGCTGATCATGGCGATGCTGCCGCCCGGCCTGGTCGTGGTGATCATGCAGAAATGGTTCGTCAAGGGACTGGTCGATTCGGAGAAGTAG
- the ugpB gene encoding sn-glycerol-3-phosphate ABC transporter substrate-binding protein UgpB yields MFHAKKALCAAGLCAASLSAAQAATDIQWWYSQTGAISDRVLELADQFNKSQSDYRIIATYKGGYDEAMAAAIAAFRAGNAPNILQVFEVGTATMMYARGAVVPVSDLMKKAGESFDPSVYVPAVAGYYTSARGEMQSLPFNASTTVFYYNRDKFAKAGLDPEKPPVTWQDVVSAAAKLKASGERCAYTTGWQSWVHLESFSAWHNVEFASKGNGLGGLDTRLKFNSPLHVRHVENLANWARQGYFTYGGRKSEPDAKFYSGECAMLTSSSATYANIAKNARFRFAVAALPYYSDVPGAPQNTVLGGASLWAMSGKSASENRGVARFFKFLSQPEVQAKWHQDTNYLPTTKVAYELTSKSGFYQNNPGTDIAVQQMIVKTTDKSRGIRLGNFVQIRNIIDEELENVWSGKKTAKDALDAAVKRGDEQLARFEKANR; encoded by the coding sequence ATGTTCCACGCCAAGAAGGCCTTGTGCGCCGCCGGCCTCTGCGCCGCTTCCCTGAGCGCGGCTCAGGCCGCTACCGACATCCAATGGTGGTATTCCCAGACCGGCGCAATCAGCGACCGGGTGCTGGAACTGGCCGACCAGTTCAACAAGAGCCAGTCCGACTACAGGATCATCGCCACCTACAAGGGCGGTTACGACGAAGCCATGGCAGCCGCGATCGCGGCCTTCCGCGCCGGCAATGCGCCCAACATCCTGCAGGTGTTCGAAGTCGGCACCGCCACCATGATGTATGCCAGGGGCGCGGTGGTGCCGGTGTCCGACCTGATGAAGAAGGCGGGCGAGAGTTTCGACCCGTCCGTCTACGTGCCCGCCGTGGCCGGTTACTACACGTCGGCCCGCGGCGAGATGCAATCGCTGCCGTTCAATGCGTCGACTACGGTCTTTTATTACAACAGGGACAAGTTCGCCAAGGCCGGGCTGGATCCGGAAAAGCCGCCGGTGACCTGGCAGGACGTGGTGTCGGCCGCGGCCAAGCTCAAGGCCAGCGGCGAACGCTGCGCCTACACCACCGGCTGGCAGTCCTGGGTGCATCTTGAGAGCTTCTCTGCATGGCATAACGTGGAATTCGCCAGCAAGGGCAATGGCCTGGGGGGTCTCGATACCCGCCTGAAGTTCAACAGCCCGCTGCATGTGCGCCATGTCGAGAACCTGGCGAACTGGGCCAGGCAGGGTTACTTCACCTATGGCGGCCGCAAGAGCGAGCCGGATGCCAAGTTCTATTCCGGCGAATGCGCAATGCTCACATCGTCCAGCGCCACCTATGCCAACATCGCCAAGAACGCCAGGTTCAGGTTTGCCGTGGCGGCGCTGCCGTACTACAGCGACGTGCCGGGCGCACCGCAGAACACCGTGCTGGGCGGCGCCTCGCTGTGGGCCATGAGCGGCAAGAGCGCCAGCGAGAACCGTGGCGTGGCGCGCTTCTTCAAGTTCCTGTCGCAGCCCGAGGTGCAGGCCAAGTGGCATCAGGACACCAACTATCTGCCCACCACCAAGGTGGCCTATGAACTGACCAGCAAGTCCGGCTTTTATCAGAACAATCCCGGCACCGACATCGCCGTGCAGCAGATGATCGTCAAGACCACCGACAAGTCGCGCGGCATCCGCCTCGGCAATTTCGTCCAGATACGCAATATCATCGACGAGGAACTGGAAAACGTCTGGTCGGGCAAGAAGACCGCAAAAGATGCGCTGGACGCGGCCGTCAAGCGCGGCGACGAGCAGCTGGCCCGGTTCGAAAAAGCCAACCGCTAG
- a CDS encoding HAD-IIB family hydrolase, producing MLPLHDLPDATLARITGLFLDIDDTLTTEGKLPANAYAALEALQRSGLRVIPITGRPAGWCDHIARMWPVDAVVGENGAFYFWHDEQGRKLRQRFLAGEASRAANAARLKEIAGAILQAVPGCALASDQFCRIADIAIDFCEDVPALPRHEVDRIATLMRDAGMTAKISSIHVNGWFGDYDKLGMARMLMRERYGVDLDAERERYIFIGDSPNDEPMFAYFPNAVGVANVADFTDRMRHAPAYVTGARCGAGFVELARRLLSARA from the coding sequence ATGCTGCCACTGCACGACCTGCCAGACGCCACCCTCGCCCGCATCACCGGCCTGTTCCTCGATATCGACGACACCCTCACCACCGAAGGCAAGCTGCCGGCCAATGCCTATGCCGCGCTGGAAGCGCTGCAACGAAGCGGCCTGCGGGTGATCCCGATAACGGGCCGGCCGGCCGGCTGGTGCGACCACATCGCCCGCATGTGGCCGGTCGATGCGGTGGTGGGCGAGAACGGCGCATTCTACTTCTGGCACGATGAACAGGGCCGCAAGCTGCGGCAGCGCTTCCTGGCCGGCGAAGCGTCCCGCGCCGCCAATGCTGCCCGCCTGAAGGAGATTGCCGGCGCGATCCTGCAAGCGGTGCCGGGCTGCGCGCTGGCCTCGGACCAGTTCTGCCGCATCGCTGACATCGCCATCGATTTCTGCGAGGACGTGCCGGCGCTGCCCAGGCACGAGGTCGACCGCATTGCCACGCTGATGCGCGACGCCGGCATGACGGCCAAAATCAGCTCCATCCATGTCAACGGCTGGTTTGGCGACTACGACAAGCTGGGCATGGCGCGCATGCTGATGCGGGAGCGCTATGGCGTGGACCTGGATGCGGAACGGGAGCGCTACATCTTTATCGGCGACTCGCCGAACGACGAGCCGATGTTTGCCTACTTTCCGAATGCGGTAGGCGTGGCCAATGTGGCTGACTTCACCGACCGCATGCGGCATGCCCCTGCCTACGTGACCGGAGCGCGCTGCGGTGCGGGTTTCGTGGAACTGGCCAGGCGCCTGCTGTCGGCCCGCGCCTGA